In the genome of Populus nigra chromosome 19, ddPopNigr1.1, whole genome shotgun sequence, the window GGAGCCAAGCCATGCCCAAAAGCATCTAATCCTTACCATAAATGTGAAGAATTTTGTTCTAACAGAACAGCTGATGCCAATCCTCGTGGggttaaaaaacaatcagaaaGAGCACAGCCATGCCCCAGAGCATCTAACCCTTCCCATAAATGTGACGAATTTTGTTCTAACAGAACTCTGGAGGCCAATCCTCAGGGGGTTGAAAAAGAATCAGGTTTCCCCCTTTTCAAATACTAACACATTGTTGCAAGTTGGATtctcacttttgttttttttttttttttttttttttttgggggggtggGGGTGATGTCTGGGACCTGCCAACCTTTGGGCTCAAGCCATTGGAGATGGAAGAAAGCTTTTTAACtccattaaaaaattgaaatcctaCAAGAATATCTTTCTCCAATTTGAAATTCCTCTTTGATGCTCAGTTCCTCATTACAGCACGTTGTTGTTGCAGGTTCCTTTCTTGATACTGCTTTAAGCTTTggtagaaaaaagaaggaatctGAATCTCAGCAGAACTCTCCTCGAGCAGTTAACAATGCCCCTGCTGTAAAAGGAGCCGTTAACAATGCCCCTGCTGTAAAAGCAGTTCGCCGTGCTCCACCATCTCCATTGATTCTTCCTACCAAAAAGGATGAGGAACCAAAGAATAGTCGATCTTTTTCCTCATCTCAACCACATTCTGATGAAAGTTACTCCGAAGACCATGCTCTTGACAAGGTGCCAGTTCAATCCCCTGGACCAATGCATGTGTCTGGGAAAATCACGGTAGTTTTTCATGCCTCTCCCTctcactaaatttatttttcaatatcggCTTTGCATTGCctcacttttttctttctccaacAGCCTGATCCTCCGAAAAGCCCTTCAAAGATTAGTTTGGCCTGCTATAAAATTCCAACACCAGCTGAACCACAACAGAATGGAAAGCTCCATGGTTCGCCAAAGGCTGCCCCATATCCTTCTGCTAACCATGAGGGAAGAGTCACTAATGGTCCCATTACCGAGTACTTGAACTTCAGCTTTTCAGGCATTTCTCGTGCCTCAGAAGGGAGTGACGGGGAAGAGGTTCAATCTGTTGTTTCTGATTCCTGTGTGTCAGTAGGAAAATATCACGTGAGAGCAAATGTTGCCTCTATTCTACAGTTAATCTTTGAAAAGTATGGAGATATAGCCACAGGCAGTCGATTGGAATCAGCTTCCATGCGAGCTTATTATCTAGAGTGCCTGTGCTTTGTGGTTCAGGAGTTGCAGTGCACTCCTTTCAAGCAGTTGACAAAATCCAAAGTTAGAGAAATGTTGGCTGTTCTGAAGGACGTTGAATCCGCACAAATTGATGTTAGTTGGCTACGTGATATACTAAATGATCTGGCTGAAGGCATGGAGCTCAGTAATCAGCATCAAGCTGCGGAGGAATCAAAATCCAACTGCGATGATCTTATAGagtcaaaaaagaaagaac includes:
- the LOC133680296 gene encoding uncharacterized protein LOC133680296 isoform X2; this encodes MAENGRVHPDCVNAANPYHECGVACLEKISQGQGRKEKKKSGSFLDTALSFGRKKKESESQQNSPRAVNNAPAVKGAVNNAPAVKAVRRAPPSPLILPTKKDEEPKNSRSFSSSQPHSDESYSEDHALDKVPVQSPGPMHVSGKITPDPPKSPSKISLACYKIPTPAEPQQNGKLHGSPKAAPYPSANHEGRVTNGPITEYLNFSFSGISRASEGSDGEEVQSVVSDSCVSVGKYHVRANVASILQLIFEKYGDIATGSRLESASMRAYYLECLCFVVQELQCTPFKQLTKSKVREMLAVLKDVESAQIDVSWLRDILNDLAEGMELSNQHQAAEESKSNCDDLIESKKKELESMMEDLALKEKAVADAKAQITETRTHLSNLELESSKLGETISSIQSRVKKFHEKPLADEIL
- the LOC133680296 gene encoding uncharacterized protein LOC133680296 isoform X1; the protein is MAENGRVHPDCVNAANPYHECGVACLEKISQGQGRKEKKKSDYHNGVNGSWLSKNMDGERRAQPTCPKASNPYHKCEEFCSNRTAEPKPGGVKKETGGAKPCPKASNPYHKCEEFCSNRTADANPRGVKKQSERAQPCPRASNPSHKCDEFCSNRTLEANPQGVEKESGSFLDTALSFGRKKKESESQQNSPRAVNNAPAVKGAVNNAPAVKAVRRAPPSPLILPTKKDEEPKNSRSFSSSQPHSDESYSEDHALDKVPVQSPGPMHVSGKITPDPPKSPSKISLACYKIPTPAEPQQNGKLHGSPKAAPYPSANHEGRVTNGPITEYLNFSFSGISRASEGSDGEEVQSVVSDSCVSVGKYHVRANVASILQLIFEKYGDIATGSRLESASMRAYYLECLCFVVQELQCTPFKQLTKSKVREMLAVLKDVESAQIDVSWLRDILNDLAEGMELSNQHQAAEESKSNCDDLIESKKKELESMMEDLALKEKAVADAKAQITETRTHLSNLELESSKLGETISSIQSRVKKFHEKPLADEIL